DNA from Streptomyces sp. NBC_01260:
CACTGACCGCTGGGAACGGCCGTTCCGCGCATAAAAAAATCCCAGGCCGGCAGAGCGCTGGCCTGGGATTTTTGAGCCGCCTGTCGGAATCGAACCGACGACCTTCGGATTACAAAGCCGGAGCTCTTCCAACTGAGCTAAGGCGGCAACGCGCATGTCAATCCACACGCGCGAACTCTCACTCTACACAGCGCGCACCAACCAATCCACGAAGTTCCGCAGCCCCCGTAACCGCCCGATCGCCCGTGCGTTAAGAACACTGACGTACTGATCCGGATATCGGACAGCCGAGGGGCGAGGGCATGACGGACACGGCAGACCGGCCTACACAGGTGACGGGCGACGAGGCCAAGCGCATCAAGCGCGAGACGCTGGGCATCGCCGACCGCACGAAGCACCGCGGCCGGGCGTCAACCGCCATGAGGAGCCGGGCCAAGGAGCCCGGTACGCAGCAGCGCGTGTACCGGTACCGCTGCTACCCGACCCAGTCGCAGGCCGAGCAGCTGGAGAAGACCTTCGGGGCCTGCCGCTGGGTCTACAACGAGGGGCTGGCATTGAGAGCCGACGCCTGGGAGCGGCATCGGGTGTCGGTGGGGTTCGCCGAGTCATGCCGGGCGTTGACGGGGTGGCGTCAGGCGTCGGGGACGTCCTGGCTGCGTGAGGTGTCGTCGACGGTGCTGCAGCAGTCGTTACGACATCTGGACGGGGCGTTCACACGGTTCTTCAGACAGAACGCGAAGTACCCGCAGCGGAAGCGGAAGCACCGGTCTCGGGATTCGGCGACGTATGTACGGACCGGCTTCCGATGGACAGAGGATCCCGAGCGGCCCGGCACCGGGCTGGTGACCTTGGCGAAGCAGACGGTGCCGTTGGACGTGCGGTGGTCGCGACCCCTGCCCGCCGGAGCCGCTCCGGTGAAGTTGTCGGTGACCCGGGACCGGGCGGGCCGGTACTTCGTCGCGGTCCTGGTGGAGGAGCGGATCGAGCCCCTGCCCGCGGCGTTCGTAGCGGACGGGCGCGAGCCGAGAGCTGTGGGGATCGATCTCGGCCTGGCTGCGCTGGTGACGCTGGACGACGGAACGAAGGTGGATCATCCCCGGCTGCTGAAGAAGCACGGAAAGGAGCTTGCGCGGCTCCAGAGGGGACTGCATCGGAAGAAGAAGGGATCGAAGAACCGGGCGAAGGCCCGGGAGCGCATCGCTCGGCTGTACGCGCTGATCAGCGATGTACGCGGGGACACCCTGGACCAGTTGACCACCCGCCTCGTGCGCGAGAACCAAGTGCTCGTGGTGGAAGACCTGGCCATCATGAATCTGCTGCGTCCGGCAGTCGGTAAGGGGCGTCGGCGCAAGGCCCGGCTGAGTCGGTCGATCATCGATGCGGCCTGGGGCGAGCTGATCCGGCAACTGCGGTACAAGTGCGCCTGGTACGGGCGGACGCTGGTGATCGTGGACCGCTTCTTCCCGTCGACGCGTCGGTGTTCCGGCTGTCACGCGAAGGGGCCCTCACTCGATAT
Protein-coding regions in this window:
- a CDS encoding RNA-guided endonuclease InsQ/TnpB family protein, whose product is MTDTADRPTQVTGDEAKRIKRETLGIADRTKHRGRASTAMRSRAKEPGTQQRVYRYRCYPTQSQAEQLEKTFGACRWVYNEGLALRADAWERHRVSVGFAESCRALTGWRQASGTSWLREVSSTVLQQSLRHLDGAFTRFFRQNAKYPQRKRKHRSRDSATYVRTGFRWTEDPERPGTGLVTLAKQTVPLDVRWSRPLPAGAAPVKLSVTRDRAGRYFVAVLVEERIEPLPAAFVADGREPRAVGIDLGLAALVTLDDGTKVDHPRLLKKHGKELARLQRGLHRKKKGSKNRAKARERIARLYALISDVRGDTLDQLTTRLVRENQVLVVEDLAIMNLLRPAVGKGRRRKARLSRSIIDAAWGELIRQLRYKCAWYGRTLVIVDRFFPSTRRCSGCHAKGPSLDMAVREWTCAECGAVHDRDVNAAQNLREEGMRLYWLVASALPPGRTPPSAIKASEPADVLLAA